Within Massilia litorea, the genomic segment GACATGCACTTCGCGCGCACCCGCCTGCTGGCGCTGGAAAACACGATCGGCGGCCGCGTATTGAAACAGGACTACATCGCCGCCGCGACCTCGCTCGCGCATGCGAAAGGTCTCGCCACCCACCTCGACGGCGCGCGTATCGCCAACGCGGCGGTCAAACAGAACATCAGCCTGCGCGAGGTGGTGAAGGGTTTCGATACCGTCTCGGTCTGCCTCTCGAAGGGTCTCGGCGCGCCGGTGGGTTCGGTGCTGCTCGGTCCGAAGGCTTTCATCGAACAGGGCAAGCGCTGGCGCAAGATGCTGGGCGGCGGCATGCGCCAGGCCGGCGTGCTGGCCGCGGCCGCGCACCACGCGCTGGAGCACAATGTGCAGCGCCTGGCGGAGGACCACGAGCATGCGGCCCTGCTGGCGCAAGGCCTGGCGCAGATCGACGCTTTGAATGTCGGCAGCCCGCAAACCAACATCTTCTGGCTGGACATCCCGGCGGCCGCCTGCGCGCCGCTGAGCGCGCATCTGGCGGAGCAGGGCATCCGCGCCTCGATCGGTCCGCGCACGCGCCTGGTGACCCACCTGGACATCTCGCGCACGGACGTCGACAAGGTCGTCGCTGCGTTCAAAAACTTCTTCCAGGACTGGCGCGCTTGATGAGCAACACGGGGAATGCGGAAGGAATCCGCCTGGCCAAGCGTGTGGCCGAACTGGTGCAATGCTCGCGGGCGGAAGCGGAACGGTATATCGCCGGTGCCGGTGTGACGGTCGACGGCGTCGTGGTCGAGGACCCGGCCACGCGCGTGCTGCCTTCGCAAAGCGTGGCTGTGCTGCCCGGCGCCAGCGCCGAGGAAGCGCCGCCGGTCACGATCCTGCTGCACAAGCCCGAGGGCATGAATGCGGGCGTCGGCATGCGCGGCGCGAATGCACTGGAGTGCCTGACGCCGGAGACGCTGGTCGTCGGCGGCCACGGCCAGCCGCGCTTCCTGAGGCGCCACCTGGCGCGCCTGACCCTGTGCACGCCGCTGGAGACCGATGCGAGCGGGCTGCTGGTCTACTCGCAGGATTTCCGGGTCGTGCGCAAGCTGCTCGACGACGGCGAACGCGTCGAGCACGAGTATGTGGTGGAGGTGTCGGGCGGGATCAGGGAGGGCGGTCTCGCGCTGCTGAACCACGGATTGAGCTTCAACGGCAAGCCGATCAACCCGATGAAGGTCAGCTGGCAAAGCGAGGGGCGCCTGCGCTTCGCCGCCAAGGGCGTGCGGCCCGGCCAGCTCGAGCACATGTGCGCGGCGGTGGGCCTGACCGTGACCGACATCAAGCGCTTGCGGGTGGGGCGGATGTCGATGGGTGGGCTGCCGGCGGGGCAGTGGCGCTATCTGACGGACTACGAACGGTTTTAACGGACTGCTGACGTTTCACCGCGTGGGCTCGAGAGTGTTTAGCACAGGGACATAGGTAACACCTGGCTAGGGACATGGGTAACACATGTGGTGTCATTCTAGCCGGGGTTTCGTAGGTCGATCATTCGTAGTTCCCGCTCGCAGAAAAACACCTTGTAGACGCCTTCCTCAGCCGTTGGACGCACGGCAACGAGTTCATCGAGCAGCCCCTCGCCGACAAAATAGTCGCGTCCGCGGAAGTGCAGCTGGCCATGCCGGCGCACTTTGCGCACGTCGTCTCCCTCGTCGTATTCGATAGGTGGCAGGCTCGATGGAAACGGTCTGGCGCTGGGTGTGTAGCGCGTCACTGGTGGGCGCTGTCCAAGCGCTTCGTGAGGGCGGATGAGGTTGTACTGGTCACGCCAGCCGTTGAAGGCGCTCTGACATGAGTCGATGGTGTTGAAGCCTGAACGGTCGAGCAATTCGCGTTTAAGCGTGCGGTGAAAGCGCTCGTCCTTGCCCTGCGTCTGAGGATGGTAAGGACGGCTATGGCTGACGCGGATGCCCAGGCGCGTCAGCCAGATTTCCAGCTTGGAGAGTGTGCCATGCCCCGACGTTCCCCAGGGCGGACCGTTGTCGCATGTGATCCGTTGCGGCAAGCCGTAAATCAGAAACGCCTGGGTCAAGGCTGTTCGCACCTGCGTGCCATCTTCGCCCGAGCAAGCAGCCAGACAGATTGCAAAGCGGGAGTGGTCGTCCAGGACGGTCAGCGGATGACAGCGCCCAGCGCGCTTGTCGGTCAACGCAATATGGCCTTTGAAATCCATCTGCCACAGCAAATTGGGTGCTTCGTGTTCGAAACGGGTGTGCGTTCGCTCGGTAACGTCGGCGTGGGGCACTAAACGACGGCCATTACGCCGCAAGATTGCGGCGATGGTGTTGTGATGCGGCTTGGCCATCCCGTCCGGTAGCAAGGCGGCCAGCTTGCGCCCACCCCAGCACGGATACTGGTCATGCAGCGCCAACACCTGAGCCTCGAGCTGAGCATCGCTCCGATTCGGCGACGTCAGGGGCTGGCGTGACCGGTCACTCAAGCCGGCCGGCCCTTCCTGGCGGTAGCGGTCCATCCACAAGTATGCGCTCTTGGGACTGACGCTGAATGCACGGCACAGCGCCCGTATGTTGGCTCCCGGCGCCGATGCCAACATCACGAATTCAAGGCGAGAAGACATTTTGGAACTCTCCTTCCAAGGCATCGCACGCTCCCAAAGTCAGCAGTGCAATGATCATAAAAGGTGTTACCTATGTCCCTAGCCAGGTGTTTAGGATGTCCCTGTGCCAAACAGAGAGCCCACCCTACGTTACATGGCGGCCAACGGTGCAGTGACAGCGGTGGTCCACCGTTGTACCGCGTTACACGGCGGCCAACGGTGTAGTGACAGCGGTGGTGCACCGTAGGGTGGGCTCCCGAGCCCACGCGTTACGGTGCTTCCGAGGCCGCTTACTTCTTCTTTCCCACCTTCGGCAAGGCAATCAAGCGCGTCCCCGCAATCCGGTCATGCAGGAACTGCCGGTCCTTGTCCAGGAAGGCGGTCAGTCCCCACGCCACCAGCCCGAGTACCAGCACCAGCGCCCACTCCTTGAACTGGTGCAGGCCGAGCACGCCGCCGACCACCAGCGCCGGCGCAAACCATCCCCAGGCCAGCAGGTAGCGCAGTGCCGCATTTTTAAAAGGCACCTTCGCACAACCCACCTTCACCACCTTGATGCGCCAGGTCTTCATGGCCAGCGTAAAACCGCTGCCGCTCCAGGCGTGGACGAAATACGCCGCCGTCACCAGGAACAGGAACACCATCAGGCCGGCGCGGTAGGCGGGCGACTGGCGGTTGCCGGTGGCGTAAATATAGATGAAGACGGCCAGTGCTTCGACCGCGATCAGGAGAAAGGCTTCGTAGACCATCGCGACGATGCGCCGCCTGACGGTCGGCGTGCCGATCACGGAAGGCGCAGTGACGACCGCATTGACTTCGTTATCCGTTTGCATTCGACGAGGCAGGTGCGGCGGCGGGTTGGGCGGCGGGCGCCGCCGGGGCAGTGGCAGCCGGCGGCGTCACGGGACCGGGTGCGGGCTGGGTGATCGCCGGGGCAGTCGGGATCGAGGCCGGCGCCTCCAGCGACATGCAGGTCGCGCCGCGGCGCGTGGTGCCGGCGGGGCAGGGAGTCGGGGTCACGATCGTGCTGGCCGGCGCCGGCGGGCCGGCGGCGGCCGCGTTCTTGCGCGCCGCCGCTTGCGCCAGGCGCTGTTTCTCGCCGGGCGTGAGCTGCTTGTAGCTTTCCCAGGTGGCGGCCTTGTCGCCGGGCGCCAGTTTGCGCGCCTTGGTGTAGTTTTCGCGTGCGAGGCTGCGCTGTTCCGGGGTGAGGCGCATCCACTGGCGCATGCGCTCGTGCACGCGTGCCTGTTCGGTCGGATTCATCGACGCGAAGCGGCGCGACAGCTCCAGCCATTTCTTCTTGCGTACGCTGTCCATCGCATCCCATTCGGGACGCAGCGGTTCCAGTGCGACCTGCTGGGCTGGCGACAGCTCGCGCCAGAGCGGCTGGCCGAGGGTCGGCGCGCTCCTGGCGGGCGCGCCAGGCGTGCCGGTGGACGTGGCTGCGCTGCGGATGGCGCCAGGGCCGTCGTTTCCTGCGTTATGCCAGACGACCCAGGCCGCGAGACCGGCCAGCACCACCGCCACCGCGGCAATCCAGCCGAGGCGGCGTGGCTTGGAAGGGGGTGTCCTCATTGGCGGCGCTGTTGCGACTCCAGATAGGCATTGAAGCCATGGTCAAGGTAGGCCGTCAGCGGCAGTTCGTCGGCCAGCACGGCGGCGTCGAGCTCGGCCAGTTCGGCGATGCGCTGCTGCTGTTCGTACTGGTACAGCCCGCCCAGGCCGACCACCAGCGCCAGCAGCGGGATGGCCACGCCGAGGCGGCCGAGTCCAGCCCCGGAGAAATGGAAGTCGACATCGAAGAAGCGCCGCGTCTTGCGCTTGTTTGCTTGTACTTCGACCGGCGCATCGGCCTTCTTGCGCGACAGCGCGAGCGCGCGCGCGGCGGCCAGGCGCTCGGTCGTCGAAGCCGGCAGCGCGTCGAGGTTTTCGTTCAGGGCATGGCGCAGCTTGTACGCCAGGTTGATGTCGTCGGTATTCATAATTTTATTCCCTTGGCCCGCAGGGCATCGGCAAGGGTATGCGTAGCGCGAGAACAGTGCGTTTTGACACTGCCCTCCGAGCATCCCATTGCCGCGGCCGTTTCGGCCACGTCCATATCCTGCCAGTAACGCATAAGGAAGGCTTCGCGTTGACGCGCCGGGAGCTTTTGTATCTCCGCTTCGATCAGGTGCAAGGTTTGGGCGCGTTCGACCTGATCCATGCTGGACTCGGCCGCAGCCGTTCCTTCCTCCGCTTCGTACGCATCGAGTATATCAAAGTCCTCATCGTCGTTTCCGCGTCGGCCGAGGCCCGAGAACAGGCTGACCCAGGTGTTACGGACCTTTTCGCGGCGGAAGTAATCGAGGATGGTGGTCTGCAGGATGCGCTGGAACAACATCGGCAATTCGGCGGCCGGCTTGTCGCCGTATTTTTCGGCGAGCTTGATCATCGCGTCCTGCACGATGTCGAGCGCCGCTTCGTCCTTGCGCACCGCGTACACGGCCTGCTTGAACGCCCGCCGTTCGACATTCTCGAGGAAGTCGCCTAGTTCTTTGTCTGTCGCCATGCGCCGAGGAGGGTGATACGCACCGGTACGTAGCTGGTGCTTTATGGAAAACCCACGAATCGTAGCAAAAATTGCTCTTGTATGCACAGTAATTGCTCAGTGTCGTACCAAGGTGGCGCAGCCGGGATTTCAAAAAACGCATGACGATCCTCGAAATGATTCGTTGTCGGGCTCGCAGCGGCTGGCTAACCTGAACCCAACATTGACTCAGCTCAGATCATCATGCCTCTCGATACCGCTTCCCGACAGGACTTCGACATCCGCCCCCTCAGCGCCCCGCTCGGCGCCGAGGTGCTCGGCCTCGACCTCACGCGTCCGCTCGATACCGCCGACCTGGCGCGCGTGCACCGCGCCCATCTCGACCACCACGTACTCGTGTTTCGCGATACCCATATCACCCCGGCCCAGCAGGTGGACTTTTCGCGCCGCTTCGGCGAACTGCAGATCCACGTGCTGCGCCAGTTCCAGCTGCCCACGCAGCCGGAGGTATTAGTTATTTCGAATATCCGCGAGAACGGCGAACCGATCGGCCTGGGCGATGCCGGCCACTACTGGCATTCCGACCTGTCCTATAAAGCGGTGCCGAGCCTGGGCTCGATGCTGCACGCGCAGGAGCTGCCCGCCGACGGCGGCGACACCCTGTTCGCGAACCAGCACCTGGCCTGGGATACCTTGCCGGAAGAACTGAAGCGCGAAGTCGAACACCTGCAGGCCGAACACAGCTACCTGGCGCGCTACGAAGACCTGCGCAAGCTGAATCCATGGCGTCCCGCGCTCACCCAGGCCCAGATCGACGAAGTGGTGCCGGTGCGCCAGCCGGTCGTGCGCACCCATCCGGAAACGGGACGGCGGGCGCTGTTCGTCAGCGAGCATTTCACGACCCGCATCCTCGATATTCCGGAAGCGCGCAGCCGCGAGCTGCTCGACGCGCTGTTCGAGCATTCGACGAAGCAGGAATTCATCTACCGCCATCAGTGGAAGCCGCAGGACATGGTGTTCTGGGACAACCGTTCCCTGCTGCACCTGGCCGCCGGTTGCCCGCCCGAGCAGCGCCGCAAGCTGTACCGCACCACGATCGCGGGCGATGTCCCGTTCTGAACCAGGAGAAAACAATTGAACATTAAAAAAATCGCTGCCGCGCTGGTCGCTGCCTCCCTGGTCGCCGCCCTGCCTGCCGCCCACGCCGAGGGCAAGATCCGCATCGCCGAGCAGTTCGGCGTGGTGTACCTGCTGCTGAATGTGGCGCAGGACCAGAAGCTGATCGAAAAGCACGGCAAGAAGCAGGGCGTCGAGATCGACGTCGACTGGGTCAAGCTGTCGGGCGGCGCGGCCGTGAACGATGCGCTGCTGTCGAACTCGGTGGACGTGGTCGGCGCCGGCCTCGGCCCCTTGCTGACGATCTGGGACCGTACGAACGGCAAGCAGAACGTGCGCGCCGTCGCCTCGCTCGGCAATTTCCCCTATTACCTGATCAGCACGAACCCGGCCGTGAAAACGATCGCCGACTTCGGGCCGAAGGACCGCATCGCGCTGCCCGCCGTCACCGTCTCGGTACAGGCGCGCCTGCTGCAGCTGGCGGCAAGCAAGCAATGGGGCCCCGCCCAGTACAAGAAACTCGATCCGCTGACGCAAGCCGTGCCGCATCCGGACGCGGCCGCCGCCGTGATCGCCGGCGGCACCGAAATCAACGCCCACTTCGCCAATCCGCCGTTCCAGGAGCAGGAGCTGGCCGGCAATCCGAAGGCGAAGATCGTGCTCGATTCCTACCAGGTGCTGGGTGGGCCGGCCTCGTCGACCGTGCTCTATGCCACTGAAAAATATGTGAAGGAAAACCCGAAAACCTACCGCGCCTTTCTCGATGCCCTGGTGGAGGCGGCGCAACTGGCCTCGACCAATCCGGAAGCGGCGGCCGACGCCTACCTGCGCGTGAACAAGGGCAGCATCGACCGCGCCTTGCTGGTGAAAGTGATCAAGGATCCGAAGGTGCAGTTCAAGGTGGCGCCGCAGAATACGCTGGGCCTGGCCCAGTTCCTGCACCAGGTGGGCGCGATCAAGAAGAAGCCGGAGAGCTGGCGCGATTACTTCTTCGAGCATCCGGCGCTCGCCTCGGGGAGCTGAGATGAAAACACCTCCTTTGCAGGTCGTGCCGCCGACAGGTCCCTTGCTGCGCGCGGAGCATGTGACGCTCGAATACACGGGTAGCCGGGGCGTCGTGCGTGCCACCGACGATGTCAGCTTCGACGTCCACCGCGGCGACCGCTTCGTCCTGCTCGGGCCTTCCGGTTGCGGCAAGTCGACGTTGCTGAAAGCGGTGGGCGGCTTCATCACGCCGCGCGCGGGCAGCCTGCGCCTCGGCGGCAAGCCGATCACGGGACCGGGACCGGACCGCATCGTCGTGTTCCAGGAATTCGACCAGCTGCCGCCCTGGAAGACAGTCGAGAACAATGTCATGTTCCCGCTGCTGGCCGGCGGCATGAAGAAGGCGGAAGCACGCGAGCGCGCCCGCCACTGGCTGGGCAAGGTCGGCCTGGCGCGCTTCGCCGAGGCGTATCCGCATACCCTGTCGGGCGGGATGAAGGCGCGGGTCGCGATCGCGCGCGCATTGGCCATGCAGCCGGACATCCTGCTGATGGACGAGCCTTTCGCCGCGCTCGACGCGCTCACCCGGCGCACCATGCAGGAACAGCTGCAAACCCTGTGGGAAGAAATCGGTTTCACGATGTTGTTCGTGACCCACTCGATCGAGGAAGCGCTGGTTGTGGGCAACCGCATCCTGCTGCTGAGCCCTCATCCGGGCCGCGTACGCGCTGAACTCAACAGCCACCAGTTCGACCTCGGCAGCGCGGGCAGCGCGGAGTTCCAGGCGGCGAACGAACGCATTCACCGGTTGTTGTTCGGCGACGGGCGCGTAGGCGAAACCCCGGCGCGTGTGGCGCCGGCTCACCAGGCCCTGGCGGTGCACTCATGAACGCGCTCAAGCATCCTCCGATTCGCCCGGAATACGAACTGGCGCTGGCCGTGCCTGCCGGTCCTGTCCCTCACCAGCAGCAGTCTGCGGCAGCGTTCGCGCCGCTGGCCAATCTTGCCTGGCTGCGCAAGGCCGGCATCCTGCTGGTGCTGGCCGCGATCTGGGAAGCGGTGGCGCGCTGGTACGGCAACGACCTGCTGCTGCCGACCGCCCTGCAGACGGGGCGGGCGCTGGTCGACGGCCTGGCATCGGGCGAACTGGTCGGCTATATCGGCGTCTCGTTCGCCACGCTCACCCAGGGCTATTTGATGGGCATCGCGGGCGCTTTCCTGCTGACCTGGCTGGCGGTGTCGAACCGGCTCGGGCGCGAACTGATCGAGACGCTGACCTCGATGTTCAATCCGCTGCCGGCGATCGCCTTGCTGCCGCTGGCGCTGCTGTGGTTCGGCCTGGGCAAAGGCAGCCTGATCATGGTGCTGATGCATTCGGTGCTGTGGCCGCTGACCCTGAACGCCTGCGCGGGCTTTCGCGCGGTGCCGGAGACGCTGCGCATGGCGGGGCGTAATTACGGGCTTGGTGGCTTGCGGCTGGTGCTGCAGATCCTGATTCCAGCGGCGCTGCCGGCGATTCTGTCGGGACTGAAGATTGGCTGGGCGTTTGCATGGCGCACGCTGATTGCGGCGGAGCTGGTGTTTGGCACCACGTCGGGGCAGGGTGGATTGGGGTGGTTCATTTTCCAGAGCCGGAACGAGCTGTTCACCGATAAGGTGTTTGCCGGGTTGGCGGCGGTGATCATCATCGGCTTGGCGGTGGAGCATGTTGTGTTCCAGACGCTCGAGCGGGTGACCGTGCGGC encodes:
- the ltaE gene encoding low-specificity L-threonine aldolase: MSEKITWIDLRSDTVTQPSQAMRAAMAAAEVGDDVYADDPTVNRLQDYAADLFGYEAGMFAPSGTQTNLIALMTHCGRGDEYLVGQEAHTYKYEGGGAAVLGSIQPQPIANQADGSILLSDIEAYIKPDDMHFARTRLLALENTIGGRVLKQDYIAAATSLAHAKGLATHLDGARIANAAVKQNISLREVVKGFDTVSVCLSKGLGAPVGSVLLGPKAFIEQGKRWRKMLGGGMRQAGVLAAAAHHALEHNVQRLAEDHEHAALLAQGLAQIDALNVGSPQTNIFWLDIPAAACAPLSAHLAEQGIRASIGPRTRLVTHLDISRTDVDKVVAAFKNFFQDWRA
- a CDS encoding rRNA pseudouridine synthase, translating into MSNTGNAEGIRLAKRVAELVQCSRAEAERYIAGAGVTVDGVVVEDPATRVLPSQSVAVLPGASAEEAPPVTILLHKPEGMNAGVGMRGANALECLTPETLVVGGHGQPRFLRRHLARLTLCTPLETDASGLLVYSQDFRVVRKLLDDGERVEHEYVVEVSGGIREGGLALLNHGLSFNGKPINPMKVSWQSEGRLRFAAKGVRPGQLEHMCAAVGLTVTDIKRLRVGRMSMGGLPAGQWRYLTDYERF
- a CDS encoding IS481 family transposase — protein: MPWKESSKMSSRLEFVMLASAPGANIRALCRAFSVSPKSAYLWMDRYRQEGPAGLSDRSRQPLTSPNRSDAQLEAQVLALHDQYPCWGGRKLAALLPDGMAKPHHNTIAAILRRNGRRLVPHADVTERTHTRFEHEAPNLLWQMDFKGHIALTDKRAGRCHPLTVLDDHSRFAICLAACSGEDGTQVRTALTQAFLIYGLPQRITCDNGPPWGTSGHGTLSKLEIWLTRLGIRVSHSRPYHPQTQGKDERFHRTLKRELLDRSGFNTIDSCQSAFNGWRDQYNLIRPHEALGQRPPVTRYTPSARPFPSSLPPIEYDEGDDVRKVRRHGQLHFRGRDYFVGEGLLDELVAVRPTAEEGVYKVFFCERELRMIDLRNPG
- a CDS encoding RDD family protein — its product is MQTDNEVNAVVTAPSVIGTPTVRRRIVAMVYEAFLLIAVEALAVFIYIYATGNRQSPAYRAGLMVFLFLVTAAYFVHAWSGSGFTLAMKTWRIKVVKVGCAKVPFKNAALRYLLAWGWFAPALVVGGVLGLHQFKEWALVLVLGLVAWGLTAFLDKDRQFLHDRIAGTRLIALPKVGKKK
- a CDS encoding DUF3106 domain-containing protein is translated as MRTPPSKPRRLGWIAAVAVVLAGLAAWVVWHNAGNDGPGAIRSAATSTGTPGAPARSAPTLGQPLWRELSPAQQVALEPLRPEWDAMDSVRKKKWLELSRRFASMNPTEQARVHERMRQWMRLTPEQRSLARENYTKARKLAPGDKAATWESYKQLTPGEKQRLAQAAARKNAAAAGPPAPASTIVTPTPCPAGTTRRGATCMSLEAPASIPTAPAITQPAPGPVTPPAATAPAAPAAQPAAAPASSNANG
- a CDS encoding DUF3619 family protein encodes the protein MNTDDINLAYKLRHALNENLDALPASTTERLAAARALALSRKKADAPVEVQANKRKTRRFFDVDFHFSGAGLGRLGVAIPLLALVVGLGGLYQYEQQQRIAELAELDAAVLADELPLTAYLDHGFNAYLESQQRRQ
- a CDS encoding RNA polymerase sigma factor; the encoded protein is MATDKELGDFLENVERRAFKQAVYAVRKDEAALDIVQDAMIKLAEKYGDKPAAELPMLFQRILQTTILDYFRREKVRNTWVSLFSGLGRRGNDDEDFDILDAYEAEEGTAAAESSMDQVERAQTLHLIEAEIQKLPARQREAFLMRYWQDMDVAETAAAMGCSEGSVKTHCSRATHTLADALRAKGIKL
- a CDS encoding TauD/TfdA dioxygenase family protein, whose amino-acid sequence is MPLDTASRQDFDIRPLSAPLGAEVLGLDLTRPLDTADLARVHRAHLDHHVLVFRDTHITPAQQVDFSRRFGELQIHVLRQFQLPTQPEVLVISNIRENGEPIGLGDAGHYWHSDLSYKAVPSLGSMLHAQELPADGGDTLFANQHLAWDTLPEELKREVEHLQAEHSYLARYEDLRKLNPWRPALTQAQIDEVVPVRQPVVRTHPETGRRALFVSEHFTTRILDIPEARSRELLDALFEHSTKQEFIYRHQWKPQDMVFWDNRSLLHLAAGCPPEQRRKLYRTTIAGDVPF
- a CDS encoding ABC transporter substrate-binding protein, encoding MNIKKIAAALVAASLVAALPAAHAEGKIRIAEQFGVVYLLLNVAQDQKLIEKHGKKQGVEIDVDWVKLSGGAAVNDALLSNSVDVVGAGLGPLLTIWDRTNGKQNVRAVASLGNFPYYLISTNPAVKTIADFGPKDRIALPAVTVSVQARLLQLAASKQWGPAQYKKLDPLTQAVPHPDAAAAVIAGGTEINAHFANPPFQEQELAGNPKAKIVLDSYQVLGGPASSTVLYATEKYVKENPKTYRAFLDALVEAAQLASTNPEAAADAYLRVNKGSIDRALLVKVIKDPKVQFKVAPQNTLGLAQFLHQVGAIKKKPESWRDYFFEHPALASGS
- a CDS encoding ABC transporter ATP-binding protein codes for the protein MKTPPLQVVPPTGPLLRAEHVTLEYTGSRGVVRATDDVSFDVHRGDRFVLLGPSGCGKSTLLKAVGGFITPRAGSLRLGGKPITGPGPDRIVVFQEFDQLPPWKTVENNVMFPLLAGGMKKAEARERARHWLGKVGLARFAEAYPHTLSGGMKARVAIARALAMQPDILLMDEPFAALDALTRRTMQEQLQTLWEEIGFTMLFVTHSIEEALVVGNRILLLSPHPGRVRAELNSHQFDLGSAGSAEFQAANERIHRLLFGDGRVGETPARVAPAHQALAVHS
- a CDS encoding ABC transporter permease yields the protein MNALKHPPIRPEYELALAVPAGPVPHQQQSAAAFAPLANLAWLRKAGILLVLAAIWEAVARWYGNDLLLPTALQTGRALVDGLASGELVGYIGVSFATLTQGYLMGIAGAFLLTWLAVSNRLGRELIETLTSMFNPLPAIALLPLALLWFGLGKGSLIMVLMHSVLWPLTLNACAGFRAVPETLRMAGRNYGLGGLRLVLQILIPAALPAILSGLKIGWAFAWRTLIAAELVFGTTSGQGGLGWFIFQSRNELFTDKVFAGLAAVIIIGLAVEHVVFQTLERVTVRRWGMER